In one window of Bos mutus isolate GX-2022 chromosome 13, NWIPB_WYAK_1.1, whole genome shotgun sequence DNA:
- the LOC102280777 gene encoding histone H2A type 1-like, with amino-acid sequence MSGRGKQGGKARAKARTRSSRAGLQFPVGRVHRLLRKGNYAERVGAGAPVYLAAVLEYLTAEILELAGNAARDNKKTRIIPRHLQLAIRNDEELNKLLGKVTIAQGGVLPNIQAVLLPKKTESHHKAKGK; translated from the coding sequence CAAGGCCAGGACTCGCTCTTCGCGGGCAGGACTCCAGTTCCCCGTGGGTCGAGTGCACCGCCTTCTCCGCAAGGGTAACTACGCCGAGCGGGTCGGGGCCGGGGCCCCGGTGTACCTGGCGGCGGTGCTGGAGTACCTGACGGCCGAGATCCTGGAGCTGGCGGGCAACGCGGCCCGGGACAACAAGAAGACGCGCATCATCCCGCGTCACCTGCAGCTGGCCATCCGCAACGACGAGGAGCTCAACAAGCTGCTGGGCAAAGTCACCATCGCCCAGGGTGGTGTCCTGCCCAACATCCAGGCGGTGCTGCTGCCCAAGAAGACTGAGAGCCACCATAAGGCGAAAGGCAAATAG